One region of Acidobacteriota bacterium genomic DNA includes:
- a CDS encoding Glu/Leu/Phe/Val dehydrogenase produces the protein MADKSFNAFEMAQKQFDHVADQLNLDQATRDMLRWPLREYHFSIPVRMDDGSVKVFRGFRVQHNDARGPAKGGIRFHPQETVDTVKALATWMTWKCAVVDIPLGGGKGGVICDPHNLSQREQEQICRGWVRQVWKNVGPLADVPAPDVMTSGQHMLWMLDEFEHIRGEKLPGFITGKPLGMGGSQGRTEATGYGVIYCVREACKQLGIDIKKATAAVQGFGNVAQYAVKLFNQYGGKVACVSCWDQHDQTSYTFKKKDGIDVDFLLGITDRFGGIDKKKAAAAGYEVLPGNAWIEQDVDILIPAALENQVNAETVKLIKPSVKMIAEGANGPTTPDADAVIKSRGIFVIPDFLANAGGVTCSYFEQVQCNMNYYWTKEEVLQRLDEKMTAAFLAVAELAKNRGVYMRDAAYMISIQRVAEACRMRGWI, from the coding sequence ATGGCTGACAAGTCCTTTAATGCGTTCGAGATGGCCCAGAAGCAGTTTGATCACGTGGCTGACCAGCTCAATCTGGATCAGGCCACCCGTGACATGCTGCGCTGGCCTCTGCGCGAGTATCACTTCAGCATCCCCGTCCGGATGGACGACGGATCGGTGAAGGTGTTCCGCGGCTTCCGCGTGCAGCACAACGATGCGCGCGGCCCGGCCAAGGGCGGCATCCGGTTCCATCCCCAGGAGACCGTCGACACCGTCAAGGCTCTCGCGACCTGGATGACCTGGAAGTGCGCGGTGGTGGACATCCCGCTCGGCGGCGGCAAGGGCGGCGTGATTTGTGACCCGCACAACCTGTCCCAGCGGGAACAGGAGCAGATTTGCCGCGGCTGGGTCCGGCAGGTGTGGAAGAATGTGGGGCCGCTGGCGGACGTGCCGGCGCCTGACGTGATGACCTCCGGCCAGCACATGCTCTGGATGCTCGACGAGTTCGAGCACATTCGCGGCGAGAAGCTGCCCGGCTTCATCACCGGCAAGCCGCTGGGCATGGGCGGTTCCCAGGGCCGGACCGAGGCCACGGGTTACGGCGTGATCTACTGCGTCCGCGAAGCCTGCAAGCAGCTGGGCATCGACATCAAGAAGGCCACGGCGGCCGTGCAGGGCTTCGGCAACGTGGCCCAGTACGCCGTCAAGCTGTTCAACCAGTACGGCGGCAAGGTGGCGTGCGTGTCCTGCTGGGATCAGCATGACCAGACCTCCTACACCTTCAAGAAGAAGGACGGCATCGACGTGGACTTCCTGCTGGGCATCACCGACCGGTTCGGCGGCATCGACAAGAAGAAGGCCGCCGCGGCCGGATACGAGGTGCTGCCGGGCAACGCCTGGATCGAGCAGGATGTCGACATCCTGATCCCGGCCGCCCTGGAGAACCAGGTCAACGCCGAGACCGTCAAGCTGATCAAGCCGTCGGTCAAGATGATCGCCGAAGGCGCCAACGGCCCCACCACCCCCGACGCCGACGCGGTGATCAAGTCCCGCGGGATTTTTGTCATCCCCGACTTCCTGGCCAACGCCGGCGGCGTGACCTGCAGTTACTTCGAGCAGGTCCAGTGCAACATGAACTATTACTGGACGAAGGAAGAGGTGCTCCAGCGCCTGGACGAGAAGATGACCGCCGCCTTTCTGGCAGTGGCCGAGCTGGCCAAGAACCGCGGCGTCTACATGCGCGACGCGGCGTACATGATCTCCATTCAGCGGGTGGCCGAGGCCTGCCGCATGCGGGGTTGGATCTAA
- the gdhA gene encoding NADP-specific glutamate dehydrogenase, whose translation MDYIQSVFEMVKKRNAGEPEFHQAVHEVLESLRPVIDKHPEFQEAGLLERLVEPERQIIFRVPWVDDQGKVHVNRGMRVQYNSAIGPYKGGIRFHPSVYIGIIKFLGFEQIFKNSLTGLMMGGAKGGSDFDPKGKSDNEIMRFCQSFMSELFRHISDDIDVPAGDIGVGGREVGFMFGQYKKLTRNFHGVLTGKGLTYGGSLARTEATGYGTVYFCQEMLKGKGTSFDGKTVVISGSGNVAIYAHQKATQLGGKVVAMSDSNGYIHDPQGVNWDTVRQLKEVERRRIKDYVGIHKHATYTEGCMGIWNVKCDVALPCATQNELDEAGAKALLKNGCIAVAEGANMPSTPEAVKLFIDHKILYGPGKAANAGGVATSGLEMSQNSSRLMWSFEETDSKLHQIMVNIYKQASQAAEEYGTPGNLVNGANIAGFLKVAKAMMAQGVV comes from the coding sequence ATGGATTACATCCAATCTGTGTTTGAAATGGTGAAAAAGCGGAACGCCGGCGAACCCGAGTTCCACCAGGCGGTGCACGAGGTGCTGGAGTCTCTGCGCCCCGTAATCGACAAGCACCCCGAGTTTCAGGAAGCCGGCCTGCTGGAACGCCTCGTGGAGCCCGAGCGGCAGATCATCTTCCGGGTGCCGTGGGTGGATGACCAGGGCAAGGTCCATGTCAACCGTGGCATGCGCGTCCAGTACAACTCCGCCATCGGCCCCTACAAGGGCGGCATTCGCTTCCACCCCTCCGTGTACATCGGCATCATCAAGTTCCTCGGTTTCGAGCAGATCTTCAAGAACAGCCTGACCGGCCTGATGATGGGCGGTGCCAAGGGCGGGTCGGACTTCGATCCCAAGGGCAAGTCGGATAACGAGATCATGCGGTTCTGCCAGAGCTTCATGAGTGAGCTGTTCCGCCACATCAGCGACGACATCGACGTCCCCGCCGGCGACATCGGCGTGGGCGGACGGGAAGTGGGTTTCATGTTCGGCCAGTACAAGAAGCTGACGCGGAACTTCCACGGCGTCCTGACCGGCAAGGGCCTCACCTACGGCGGCTCGCTGGCCCGGACCGAAGCCACCGGTTACGGCACCGTGTATTTCTGCCAGGAAATGCTGAAGGGGAAGGGAACCTCGTTCGACGGCAAGACAGTGGTCATCTCCGGCTCCGGCAACGTGGCCATCTACGCCCACCAGAAGGCCACCCAGCTGGGCGGCAAGGTCGTGGCCATGTCCGACTCCAACGGCTACATCCACGACCCGCAGGGCGTCAACTGGGACACCGTTCGGCAGCTGAAGGAGGTGGAGCGCCGCCGGATCAAGGACTACGTGGGGATCCACAAGCACGCCACCTACACCGAGGGTTGCATGGGCATCTGGAACGTCAAGTGCGACGTGGCCCTGCCGTGTGCCACCCAGAACGAGCTGGACGAGGCGGGCGCCAAGGCGCTGCTGAAGAACGGCTGCATCGCTGTGGCCGAGGGCGCCAACATGCCGTCCACGCCTGAGGCGGTGAAGCTGTTTATCGACCACAAGATTCTCTACGGTCCCGGCAAAGCGGCCAACGCCGGCGGCGTCGCCACCTCCGGCTTGGAGATGAGCCAGAACTCCTCCCGGTTGATGTGGAGCTTCGAGGAGACCGACAGCAAGCTGCACCAGATCATGGTGAACATCTACAAGCAGGCCAGCCAGGCCGCCGAGGAATACGGCACGCCGGGCAACCTGGTCAACGGCGCGAACATCGCCGGCTTCCTGAAGGTGGCCAAGGCGATGATGGCTCAAGGCGTCGTCTAG